The following coding sequences are from one Oncorhynchus clarkii lewisi isolate Uvic-CL-2024 unplaced genomic scaffold, UVic_Ocla_1.0 unplaced_contig_8382_pilon_pilon, whole genome shotgun sequence window:
- the LOC139403948 gene encoding tumor necrosis factor-like has translation MEGDCSRVTVDLENGPVSPSVTLVREKSTQRWRLCGALLAMALCVSAALFFTKKQDHIEKADEIQHTLRQLSGNIKAAIHLEGEYNTYGDYKSSVEWTDDEGQGFSQGGLKLNNNEIVIPQMGLYFIYSQVSFHVSCKADPKHPNNQDMVHLSNTVTRWSPSYGTEDNKEYQTLLNSVRTVCKKSSNSEAASEGKWYNAVYMGAVFSLEKGDRLRTVTENRLLPHLESGAGKNFFGVFAL, from the exons ATGGAAGGTGATTGCAGCAGAGTGACGGTGGACTTGGAGAATGGCCCTGTGTCACCGAGCGTGACCCTGGTGCGGGAGAAGTCCACACAACGTTGGAGGCTGTGTGGTGCCCTGCTGGCCATGGCGCTGTGTGTCTCAGCTGCACTCTTCTTTACCAAG AAACAAGATCACATCGAGAAAGCTGATG AAATTCAGCATACCCTGAGACAACTCTCTGGAAACATAAAGGCTGCCATTCATTTAGAAG GTGAATACAACACCTATGGTGATTACAAGTCCTCAGTGGAGTGGACAGATGACGAGGGCCAGGGATTCTCACAGGGGGGTCTTAAACTCAACAACAACGAAATTGTTATTCCCCAGATGGGCCTCTACTTTATCTACAGCCAGGTCTCTTTCCACGTCAGCTGCAAGGCCGACCCCAAGCACCCTAACAACCAGGACATGGTTCACCTGAGTAACACGGTCACGCGCTGGTCCCCAAGCTACGGCACCGAAGACAACAAGGAGTACCAGACGCTGCTCAACTCTGTACGCACCGTGTGTAAGAAGTCTTCCAACAGCGAGGCTGCGAGTGAAGGAAAATGGTATAACGCCGTGTACATGGGAGCCGTGTTCAGCCTGGAGAAGGGAGACAGGCTCCGGACAGTCACAGAGAACAGGCTTCTGCCCCATCTGGAGAGTGGCGCTGGGAAGAACTTCTTTGGCGTGTTCGCCTTGTAA